A genome region from Deinococcus seoulensis includes the following:
- a CDS encoding GNAT family N-acetyltransferase has product MNPTPAGYAGQHERTAVPAGISRCPHVTAPHAMTVTLRSLRPGDEEAAVRWAADPVFCRAVDWTPGLSARVVRRHWQGIIAARDPHFYRWGVTVDSETVDGELIGYADLGRIGLDGAELGIAIGDRAWWGRGVAFAACRELLALAWEAGLPRVTALVHAPNARSHALMRRLGMREDGHADPEAYGGEVVAVTRYVILNPERAGP; this is encoded by the coding sequence GTGAACCCCACCCCCGCAGGCTACGCTGGGCAGCATGAACGCACTGCGGTCCCGGCCGGAATTTCACGCTGCCCCCACGTCACCGCGCCCCACGCCATGACCGTCACGCTGCGCTCCCTGCGTCCCGGGGATGAGGAGGCGGCGGTGCGGTGGGCGGCGGACCCGGTGTTCTGCCGCGCGGTGGACTGGACGCCGGGCCTGTCGGCGCGGGTGGTGCGGCGGCACTGGCAGGGGATCATCGCGGCGCGTGACCCGCACTTCTACCGGTGGGGCGTGACGGTGGACAGTGAGACGGTGGACGGTGAGCTGATCGGGTACGCGGACCTGGGGCGTATCGGTCTGGACGGTGCGGAGCTGGGGATCGCCATCGGGGACCGGGCGTGGTGGGGGCGCGGGGTAGCGTTCGCGGCGTGCCGGGAGTTGCTGGCGCTGGCGTGGGAGGCGGGTCTGCCGAGGGTGACGGCGCTGGTGCACGCCCCGAACGCACGTTCGCACGCGTTGATGCGCCGCCTGGGCATGCGCGAGGACGGCCACGCGGACCCGGAGGCGTACGGGGGTGAGGTCGTGGCG
- a CDS encoding histone deacetylase family protein codes for MGFTHPFRAFTPFRRAAYVGAPAPRRQFLPREFIAPLLDGAAARLPLLDAPDLPWPLAEAVHDPAFLARWREGQVTRAEERALGFPWSPAVVERGLGSCGATLAATRDALTLGLGVNLGGGTHHAYAGHAEGFSFLNDVAISARWLLDTGQARHILILDLDVHQGNGTAAIFAHEGRVLTVSVHAQNNYPFRKEASDLDVPLPDGTGDAAYLGALDREVAPVVAAFAPDFVFYLAGADVLGGDQLGKLALSPAGVRRRDDRVLRWAARARLPTVTVMAGGYNRDPHALIAARLGTLDAALSAFAPPAAGG; via the coding sequence GTGGGGTTCACGCATCCGTTCCGGGCGTTCACGCCGTTTCGCCGCGCGGCGTACGTGGGGGCGCCCGCGCCGCGCCGTCAGTTCCTGCCGCGTGAGTTCATTGCGCCGCTGCTGGACGGCGCGGCCGCCCGATTGCCGCTGCTGGACGCGCCGGACCTGCCGTGGCCCCTGGCGGAGGCGGTGCATGATCCGGCGTTCCTGGCCCGCTGGCGCGAGGGGCAGGTCACCCGCGCCGAGGAGCGGGCGCTGGGCTTCCCGTGGAGTCCGGCGGTCGTCGAGCGGGGCCTGGGCAGTTGCGGCGCGACCCTGGCCGCCACCCGCGACGCCCTGACGCTGGGCCTGGGCGTGAACCTGGGCGGCGGCACCCACCATGCGTACGCCGGTCACGCCGAGGGCTTTTCGTTCCTGAACGACGTGGCGATCAGCGCCCGCTGGTTGCTGGACACCGGGCAGGCGCGGCACATCCTGATCCTGGACCTGGACGTGCACCAGGGGAACGGTACGGCCGCCATCTTTGCCCACGAGGGGCGCGTGCTGACCGTCAGCGTGCACGCGCAGAACAACTACCCCTTCCGCAAGGAGGCCAGCGACCTGGACGTACCGCTGCCCGACGGCACCGGGGACGCCGCGTACCTGGGCGCGCTGGACCGCGAGGTGGCGCCGGTCGTGGCGGCCTTCGCGCCGGACTTCGTGTTCTACCTGGCCGGGGCGGACGTGCTGGGCGGGGATCAGCTGGGCAAACTGGCGCTCAGTCCGGCCGGGGTGCGCCGCCGCGACGACCGGGTGCTGCGCTGGGCCGCGCGCGCCCGCCTGCCGACCGTGACCGTCATGGCCGGCGGGTACAACCGCGACCCGCACGCCCTGATCGCCGCGCGCCTGGGCACCCTGGACGCCGCGCTGAGCGCCTTCGCGCCGCCCGCAGCGGGCGGGTGA
- a CDS encoding peptide chain release factor 3 yields the protein MTSPETNPAALSSEIARRRTFAIISHPDAGKTTITEKLLLYGGAIQEAGSVTAKEGRSHTKSDWMSIEQQRGISISSSALTFEYAGRHVNLLDTPGHQDFSEDTYRTLTAADSALMVLDAARGVQAQTEKLFAVCRNRGIPILTFVNKMDRPAQDPFELLEQLEGILKITAVPLTWPIGDGPDFKGVYDLQTQQVLAFERTSGGKHRAPMQTSGLDDPKLDALVGADLAAKLREDVELIQGAMPEFDPAKFLTGELTPVFFGSAMNNFGVEHFLSNFVDLAPPPGAVETNLGERGPEAPFAGFIFKLQANMSKQHRDRTAYMRVMSGHFERGMDVTHTRTGRKLRLSQAHTLFAQDREKVEEAYPGDIVGLVNPGVFQIGDVISLDAKVTLPGFPRFTPETFATISLKDVGKRKAFMKGLTQLAEEGVVQVFYPTDGARDPYLGAVGPLQFEVFQARLQEEYGVDVEMHVTSYGLVRWLAGDPSNVARFARHVEDDQGRPVMLFRSKYDLEYTAEQHPEIEFLPLPKDLTRV from the coding sequence ATGACCAGCCCCGAGACCAACCCCGCCGCGCTGAGCAGCGAGATCGCCCGCCGCCGCACCTTCGCCATCATCAGTCACCCGGACGCCGGGAAGACGACCATCACGGAAAAACTCCTGCTGTACGGAGGCGCCATCCAGGAGGCGGGCAGCGTGACCGCCAAGGAAGGCCGCAGCCACACCAAGAGCGACTGGATGAGCATCGAGCAGCAGCGCGGCATCTCGATCAGCTCAAGCGCGCTGACCTTCGAGTACGCCGGGCGGCACGTGAACCTGCTCGACACGCCCGGACACCAGGATTTCAGTGAGGACACCTACCGCACCCTGACCGCCGCCGACAGCGCCCTGATGGTCCTCGACGCCGCGCGTGGCGTGCAGGCGCAGACCGAGAAGCTGTTCGCGGTGTGCCGCAACCGTGGCATTCCGATCCTGACGTTCGTGAACAAGATGGACCGCCCCGCCCAGGACCCCTTCGAACTGCTGGAGCAGCTGGAGGGCATCCTGAAGATCACGGCGGTGCCGCTCACGTGGCCCATCGGGGACGGCCCGGACTTCAAGGGCGTGTACGACCTGCAGACGCAGCAGGTGCTGGCCTTCGAGCGCACGTCCGGCGGGAAGCACCGCGCGCCCATGCAGACCAGCGGCCTGGACGACCCGAAACTGGACGCCCTGGTCGGCGCGGACCTCGCCGCGAAACTCCGCGAGGACGTCGAACTGATCCAGGGAGCCATGCCGGAGTTCGACCCGGCGAAATTCCTGACCGGCGAACTCACCCCGGTGTTCTTCGGGTCCGCCATGAACAACTTCGGCGTCGAGCACTTCCTGAGCAACTTCGTGGACCTCGCGCCGCCCCCGGGGGCCGTCGAGACGAACCTCGGCGAACGCGGCCCCGAGGCGCCCTTTGCGGGCTTCATCTTCAAGTTGCAGGCGAACATGAGCAAGCAGCACCGCGACCGCACCGCGTACATGCGCGTCATGAGCGGCCACTTCGAGCGCGGCATGGACGTCACGCACACCCGCACCGGCCGCAAGCTGAGGCTGTCGCAGGCGCACACGCTGTTCGCGCAGGACCGCGAGAAGGTCGAGGAAGCGTACCCCGGCGACATCGTGGGCCTCGTGAACCCCGGCGTGTTCCAGATCGGCGACGTGATCAGCCTCGACGCCAAGGTCACCCTGCCCGGCTTCCCGCGCTTCACGCCCGAAACGTTCGCCACCATCAGCCTGAAAGACGTCGGCAAGCGCAAGGCATTCATGAAGGGCCTCACGCAGCTCGCCGAGGAAGGCGTCGTGCAGGTCTTCTACCCCACCGACGGCGCCCGCGACCCCTACCTGGGCGCGGTCGGCCCCCTGCAGTTCGAGGTCTTCCAGGCGAGGTTGCAGGAGGAGTACGGCGTGGACGTCGAGATGCACGTCACCAGCTACGGGCTGGTGCGCTGGCTGGCCGGTGACCCCAGCAACGTCGCCCGTTTCGCCCGGCACGTCGAGGACGACCAGGGCCGCCCCGTCATGCTGTTCCGCAGCAAGTACGACCTGGAATACACCGCCGAGCAACACCCGGAAATCGAATTCCTGCCCCTGCCGAAAGACCTCACCCGCGTGTAG
- a CDS encoding cyclic-di-AMP receptor, with product MKLVLAVIQDADATALVRVLSENAFEVTKLASTGGFLREGNTTLMIGVDDDRLDELKRHVQRTCRTRTRLVAPSVPMGEQNEGLVGDPVEVPVGGAVMFVMGVQEFVKV from the coding sequence ATGAAGCTTGTGCTAGCCGTGATTCAGGACGCCGACGCGACCGCGCTGGTCCGCGTGCTGTCCGAGAATGCCTTTGAAGTCACGAAGCTCGCCAGTACCGGCGGTTTCCTGCGCGAGGGCAACACCACCCTGATGATCGGCGTGGACGACGACCGCCTGGACGAACTCAAACGCCACGTGCAGCGCACCTGCCGCACCCGCACCCGCCTCGTCGCGCCCAGCGTCCCCATGGGCGAACAGAACGAGGGTCTGGTCGGCGACCCGGTCGAGGTGCCGGTCGGCGGGGCTGTGATGTTCGTCATGGGCGTGCAGGAATTCGTCAAGGTCTGA
- a CDS encoding transcriptional regulator, protein MFNPPTLEDLQETRRANEKLVLKALESKPEWVETELAKTTGLALSHLRAALASLLDQGRVRRLPGTGTRAVYGLADPGLADVPATPLTGDAKKVRDYLEGRADSALYMSDQLRMTREDVMTALSLLNAHGMITCTFVGSLVIFRLKETQALGAEQAAPAATGKKKQVA, encoded by the coding sequence ATGTTCAATCCCCCCACCCTCGAAGACCTGCAGGAAACCCGCCGCGCCAACGAGAAACTCGTCCTGAAGGCACTGGAAAGCAAGCCGGAATGGGTCGAGACTGAACTTGCCAAGACCACCGGCCTGGCCCTGTCGCACCTGCGCGCCGCACTGGCCAGCCTGCTCGACCAGGGCCGCGTGCGCCGCCTGCCCGGCACCGGCACCCGCGCCGTGTACGGTCTCGCGGACCCCGGCCTGGCCGACGTGCCCGCCACGCCCCTGACGGGCGACGCCAAGAAAGTCCGCGATTACCTCGAGGGCCGCGCCGACAGCGCCCTGTACATGAGCGACCAGCTGCGCATGACCCGCGAGGACGTCATGACCGCCCTGAGCCTCCTGAACGCGCACGGCATGATCACCTGCACCTTCGTGGGCAGCCTCGTGATCTTCCGCCTGAAAGAAACCCAGGCGCTCGGCGCCGAGCAGGCCGCGCCCGCCGCGACCGGCAAGAAGAAACAGGTCGCCTGA
- a CDS encoding ABC transporter ATP-binding protein: MLDIQELRKTYGTFTALRGVNLHARGGEVFGLLGPNGAGKTTLLRILATLLRPDSGQVTLAGHDALRDPESVRRVVGIVNGGMGLPARLTGREVLRSFAALYDLTRTQADARIAELDERLELGRTLDTRAGEYSTGMKQKVVIARAVIHDPPVLILDEAASGLDIFARRTLLDFVQATRAPGRLTVYSTHVMSEAEELCDRVAILHEGALVTTGSVPDILERTGERNLERAFFALLRGEAAHA, from the coding sequence ATGCTCGACATTCAGGAATTACGCAAAACCTACGGAACATTCACCGCGCTGCGCGGCGTGAACCTGCACGCACGCGGCGGCGAGGTCTTCGGACTGCTCGGCCCGAACGGCGCGGGCAAGACCACCCTGCTGCGCATCCTGGCGACCCTGCTGCGCCCCGACAGCGGACAGGTCACCCTGGCCGGACACGACGCGCTGCGCGACCCGGAATCGGTGCGGCGCGTGGTCGGCATCGTGAACGGCGGCATGGGCCTGCCCGCCCGCCTGACCGGCCGCGAGGTGCTGCGGTCCTTCGCGGCGCTGTACGACCTGACCCGCACGCAGGCCGACGCCCGCATCGCGGAACTCGACGAACGCCTCGAACTCGGGCGCACGCTCGACACCCGCGCCGGAGAGTACTCGACCGGCATGAAACAGAAGGTCGTGATCGCCCGCGCCGTCATTCACGACCCGCCCGTCCTGATTCTCGACGAGGCCGCCAGCGGACTGGACATCTTCGCGCGGCGCACCCTGCTGGACTTCGTGCAGGCCACCCGCGCGCCGGGCCGCCTGACCGTGTACTCCACGCACGTCATGAGCGAGGCCGAGGAACTCTGCGACCGGGTCGCGATCCTGCACGAGGGCGCGCTCGTCACGACCGGCAGCGTCCCGGACATCCTGGAACGCACCGGGGAACGCAACCTGGAACGCGCGTTCTTCGCGCTGCTGCGCGGGGAGGCCGCCCATGCCTGA
- a CDS encoding ABC transporter permease has protein sequence MPDLPTPGPARSARTLRPRTVWHVAARDLLSTLRDRRTLNATVLMPLILIPLFTLGLPLMLGSFIGGQQQERQTVGVTGTLPATLRAALERDETLPDGTVVRAGVTLVPVSDPQAAVQNGDVDAALRVPADLPDRAGAGQGTLELHAKLGNLRAQTGAYSKVTDVIDGYNRTLAVQRLSEQGLNENVLRTVTVTPVDASTAQEQRSGQLAFLIPMLMLQFILSGAVATAVDATAGEKERGTLESLLVSPVRRAEVVAGKLLATTITALTSAAFSVAGFLLSGLAMRLYLQRQPGATAALTGSMGGQLTLSPGSLLALLGIAASAALIISALLIAVGIYARTFKEAQTYIAPITMLVVLPAVMLQFADFLTFGLGVYAVPVIGGMIAILETVRGAAVPSHALIAIGANLLAALLLSLLALRSFGREEVIFRN, from the coding sequence ATGCCTGACCTGCCCACGCCCGGCCCGGCCCGCTCCGCCCGCACCCTGCGGCCCCGCACGGTCTGGCACGTCGCCGCCCGCGACCTCCTGTCGACGCTGCGGGACCGCCGCACCCTGAACGCCACCGTCCTGATGCCGCTGATCCTGATTCCGCTGTTCACGCTGGGCCTGCCGCTCATGCTGGGCAGCTTCATCGGCGGGCAGCAGCAGGAACGCCAGACGGTCGGCGTGACCGGCACCCTGCCCGCCACGCTGCGCGCCGCCCTGGAACGCGACGAGACCCTCCCGGACGGCACGGTCGTGCGCGCCGGCGTGACCCTGGTACCCGTCAGCGACCCACAGGCCGCCGTGCAGAACGGCGACGTGGACGCCGCCCTGCGCGTCCCCGCCGACCTCCCGGACCGCGCCGGGGCCGGGCAGGGCACCCTGGAACTGCACGCCAAGCTGGGCAACCTGCGCGCCCAGACCGGCGCGTACTCCAAGGTCACGGATGTCATAGACGGGTACAACCGCACCCTGGCCGTGCAGCGCCTGAGCGAACAGGGCCTGAACGAGAACGTCCTGCGGACCGTCACCGTGACACCCGTGGACGCCAGCACCGCCCAGGAGCAGCGCAGCGGGCAACTGGCCTTCCTGATCCCCATGCTGATGCTGCAGTTCATCCTGTCCGGCGCGGTGGCAACCGCCGTGGACGCCACCGCCGGCGAGAAGGAACGCGGCACCCTGGAAAGCCTGCTGGTCTCCCCGGTACGCCGCGCCGAGGTCGTCGCCGGGAAACTGCTGGCCACCACCATCACCGCCCTGACCAGCGCGGCCTTCAGCGTCGCCGGATTCCTGCTCAGCGGGCTCGCCATGCGCCTGTACCTGCAACGGCAACCCGGCGCGACCGCCGCCCTGACCGGCAGCATGGGCGGCCAGCTCACGCTGAGCCCCGGCAGCCTGCTGGCCCTGCTCGGCATCGCCGCGAGCGCCGCACTGATCATCAGCGCCCTGCTGATCGCGGTCGGCATCTACGCCCGCACCTTCAAGGAAGCGCAGACGTACATCGCGCCCATCACCATGCTCGTGGTCCTGCCGGCCGTCATGCTGCAATTCGCGGACTTCCTGACCTTCGGGCTGGGCGTGTACGCCGTGCCGGTCATCGGCGGCATGATCGCCATCCTGGAAACCGTGCGCGGCGCGGCCGTCCCGTCACACGCCCTGATCGCCATCGGCGCGAACCTGCTCGCCGCGCTGCTGCTGAGCCTGCTGGCCCTGCGGTCCTTCGGGCGTGAAGAGGTCATCTTCCGGAACTGA
- a CDS encoding metallophosphoesterase family protein, giving the protein MRLAILADIHGNADALNAVLRDARQQGAGRLIVNGDVVNRGPDSVQVLQTLLDRDDVTFTLGNHDDLLRLWHARSDVLPPEWFPDPFWGATAWSADQLDGAGLLDVPAAWPMTLTLREPGLPLVQVAHGTADHYRESLSDRTPAERVQALRRAPDGEQYGVLIASHIHRPVDAVIDGTWVLNTGSVGSPATGDPRAQYLLLDATPQGWQVTPRAVPYDRSGVLARFASSGLLGMGLSAEIFRQEVVTARSLYTPYWAWTEQEGLPRTQATWDAFLGTLNARAAG; this is encoded by the coding sequence ATGAGACTGGCGATCCTGGCAGACATTCACGGGAACGCGGACGCCCTGAACGCCGTGTTGCGCGACGCCCGGCAACAGGGGGCCGGGCGGCTGATCGTGAACGGCGACGTGGTCAACCGCGGGCCGGATTCCGTGCAGGTGTTGCAGACGCTGCTGGACCGGGACGATGTGACGTTCACGCTGGGCAACCACGACGACCTGCTGCGCCTGTGGCACGCCCGCAGCGACGTCCTGCCGCCCGAGTGGTTCCCGGACCCGTTCTGGGGGGCGACCGCCTGGAGTGCCGATCAGCTGGACGGGGCGGGCCTGCTGGACGTTCCGGCCGCGTGGCCGATGACCCTGACGTTGCGCGAGCCGGGGTTGCCGCTGGTGCAGGTGGCGCACGGCACCGCCGACCACTACCGCGAGAGCCTCAGCGACCGCACGCCCGCAGAGCGGGTGCAGGCGCTGCGCCGCGCCCCGGACGGCGAACAGTACGGCGTGCTGATCGCCTCGCACATTCACCGGCCCGTGGACGCCGTGATCGACGGCACCTGGGTACTGAATACCGGGTCGGTCGGATCGCCTGCCACGGGTGATCCGCGCGCCCAGTACCTGCTGCTGGACGCCACGCCGCAGGGGTGGCAGGTCACGCCGCGCGCCGTGCCGTACGACCGCAGCGGCGTGCTGGCACGCTTTGCAAGCAGCGGCCTGCTGGGCATGGGCCTGAGCGCCGAGATCTTCCGGCAGGAGGTCGTCACGGCCCGCAGCCTGTACACGCCCTACTGGGCCTGGACGGAACAGGAAGGCCTGCCACGCACGCAGGCCACCTGGGACGCCTTCCTGGGCACCCTGAACGCCCGCGCGGCCGGTTGA
- a CDS encoding fasciclin domain-containing protein — translation MKKQTSFITLSLMLATPALAGGAGAPAARPAPAACMTIAQIVAKDPNFSTLATALEAAGLTNTLKSGSYTVFAPTNAAFAKLPSDTLAMALNDTDLLRSILLYHVVPGKVSAKQVMGMTSGMTAQGGSFLVTMNGGKVMIDNATVTKADMIACNGIVHVIDTVLMPAMDTSMQGAADTAEPVMAEPVAAEPVMAEPVATAPASVDLMSIPATPMGMTTTTDTTVAAPEGDMAMGDMMTEGTTLYDMIVADERFSTLRDLISDAELTEVLMTTDYTVFAPTNEAFENVNAEQLALIASNPDVLKQVLLYHVVSGKLNNEDLSAATQLRSAEGESLNLSVDGTVQMVNTAMVDGPAIEASNGNIYAINELLLPPELVIPEMPADDAMEMTDATMADTTVATTDTTTATVSTTTTTEMAPAMTGNALVDALSQPQFSTLLSLVQKADLVGALTASDVTVFAPTNDAFAKVPAATLDALMASPDALKQVLLFHVVSGRVVDDGLKVSQLRSLEGSSIDLKMEGTTMMAGVLNGNDLMGGTYSTRIDAGNSVIYPIDSVLLPPTLK, via the coding sequence ATGAAGAAGCAAACCAGCTTTATCACGCTCAGCCTGATGCTCGCCACGCCTGCCCTGGCCGGCGGCGCAGGTGCGCCCGCAGCCCGCCCCGCCCCCGCCGCCTGCATGACCATCGCGCAGATCGTCGCGAAGGACCCCAACTTCAGCACCCTGGCGACCGCCCTGGAAGCCGCCGGACTGACCAACACCCTCAAGAGCGGCAGCTACACGGTGTTCGCCCCCACCAACGCCGCCTTCGCCAAACTGCCCAGCGACACCCTCGCCATGGCCCTGAATGACACCGACCTGCTGCGCAGCATCCTGCTGTACCACGTGGTGCCCGGCAAGGTCAGCGCCAAGCAGGTCATGGGCATGACCTCCGGCATGACCGCCCAGGGCGGCAGCTTCCTGGTCACCATGAACGGCGGCAAGGTCATGATCGACAACGCCACCGTCACCAAGGCCGACATGATCGCCTGTAACGGCATCGTGCACGTGATCGACACCGTCCTGATGCCCGCCATGGACACCTCCATGCAGGGCGCAGCCGACACCGCCGAGCCCGTGATGGCCGAGCCCGTGGCGGCTGAACCCGTCATGGCCGAGCCCGTGGCCACCGCGCCCGCCAGCGTGGACCTGATGAGCATCCCCGCCACGCCCATGGGCATGACCACCACCACCGACACCACCGTGGCCGCCCCCGAGGGCGACATGGCGATGGGCGACATGATGACCGAAGGCACCACCCTGTACGACATGATCGTCGCAGACGAGCGCTTCAGCACCCTGCGCGACCTGATCAGCGACGCCGAACTGACCGAAGTGCTGATGACCACGGACTACACCGTGTTCGCCCCCACCAACGAAGCCTTCGAGAACGTGAACGCCGAGCAGCTGGCCCTGATCGCCAGCAACCCCGACGTGCTCAAGCAGGTGCTGCTGTACCACGTCGTGAGCGGCAAACTGAACAACGAAGACCTCTCCGCTGCCACCCAGCTGCGCAGCGCCGAGGGCGAAAGCCTCAACCTGAGCGTGGACGGCACCGTGCAGATGGTGAACACCGCCATGGTCGACGGCCCCGCCATCGAGGCCAGCAACGGCAACATCTACGCCATCAACGAACTGCTGCTGCCCCCCGAACTGGTCATCCCGGAAATGCCCGCCGATGACGCCATGGAAATGACCGACGCCACCATGGCCGACACGACCGTCGCCACCACCGACACCACCACCGCCACGGTCAGCACCACCACGACCACCGAGATGGCCCCCGCCATGACCGGCAACGCCCTGGTGGACGCCCTGAGCCAGCCCCAGTTCAGCACCCTGCTGAGCCTGGTGCAGAAAGCCGATCTGGTCGGCGCGCTGACCGCGTCCGACGTGACGGTCTTCGCCCCCACCAACGACGCCTTCGCCAAGGTGCCCGCCGCGACGCTGGACGCCCTGATGGCCAGCCCCGACGCCCTGAAACAGGTCCTGCTGTTCCACGTCGTCTCGGGCCGCGTGGTCGACGACGGCCTGAAGGTCAGCCAGCTGCGCTCACTGGAAGGCAGCTCCATCGACCTGAAGATGGAAGGCACCACCATGATGGCCGGCGTCCTTAACGGCAACGACCTGATGGGCGGCACCTACAGCACCCGCATCGACGCCGGCAACAGCGTCATCTACCCCATCGACAGCGTCCTGCTGCCCCCCACCCTGAAGTAA